In Terriglobus aquaticus, the genomic window CATTGGCTATGCTGGCCGCGGCGCTGTGGATCGCATTCCGTCTTCGTGGCAAGCGAAGTGAACTGAGCAAGGCCACCTCTGCAATGCTTGGCTTCGGGATAGCTTTGATTGCACTGGCCATGCTGCCAATCTTTGGTTACCTGGTGGGACGCTTCGTGACACACACCATGGAGGTCCGCTACGTCGTCGCTTCGCTCATCCCCTTCATCATTGCCCTGGCAGTCGCATCGGGCAAGCCGTTCCGCAGCCGCCCCGTATTTCTGCTCGCTATGAGCGTGACTGTCTTCCTGGCTACAGCGTCTGTCTACTCTCGAATTCGGAACGAACGGGACCATGCGGCTACCGTACGCGCCCGCCTGCAGCCCTCTGCCTCAGTGATCGCTAGGTTGCGGTCGAACCCGGCCGAACACCTTTACGTGCAAAGCACTGGTGAGCTCTTCCTGGATGCGTATTACGCCCCTACCCAGGTCCCAGCTGACCGGCTCGCAGTTATTTACGACAGGCCCGCAGAAGTCTCAATCTTGGGCAACGACACCGACGCCGTTACCGCCGAAAACGCCAGCCACTTTCTCCCGTTTGCCACTGTTCGATACCAGGACTTCAAAGCACAACCTATGCCGTTGCTGGTCAACAAGGAAACCTCAGGCATGGACTGGATAGGCAAAGACCTGAACCTTCAACATGTCCCTGAATACGTCGTCGGCGATGCCTTGGCCAGCCACATCGTTCAGGTCGACTTCAGAAACGTTCCGAACGCAGCGGCAGCCGTTCGCTAGGTGAGTAACACCTGCCGTCCAGGTCGCTCCAGCCGGTAGTACGGATGCATGGCCTGCTGCGGTCCCCACGGCTCATGGTGCGTGTACATGAAGCCCAGCCGGCCCACCAGCGCGCGGGAGTGCTCGTTCCGCGGCCCGTGCCCGGCCACCAGCGCCCCAGCATCCGTGTTCTGCCACGCCCACGCAATCACTGCGCGCGCAGCCTCTTCGCCATACCCCCCGCTCCAGAACGCCCGAGCCAGGTGAACGCCAACCTCCAGCACACCTTTCTGATCGTGGAACGGCCGCAGCCCTGAACACCCGGCATGCGCCCCGGTCGACAGACCGAAGATCGGCCAGTACTGAAAGCCGAGCGTCTGCTGGTTCTGCATCTCCGCCCGCAACCGAGCCTCGGCAGCCGCGACCGACATCGGGCCGCCCATGTGCCCCATCACCTCGGCATCCGTCCACAATGCAACCGCCAGAGGAAGGTCCGCCTCAGACCACGTGCGAAAGCCAAGCCGATCCGTACGAAGAAAGTAGCTCAAACCCGAACCCGCTGACTTGCTGACGCGCTAACTTGCTTACTTGCTGCCTTCCTGCGCAACACCACATCCGGCAGCTTCGCCCCCGTCACCCGCAGCACCGCGAAGCACACACCCGCCCACACAATTGTTCCGGCAATCACATTTACCAGCGCCAGCGCTCGCCCGTGCGCAGCCGGCAGCACGCTCATCGCAACCAGCGTCGCTAGGCATCCCAGAAATGCGGCGAGCAGCGACTTTCCAAGCTCCGCGCCGTCCAGCTCGGCGATGCTCACCATCCGCTTCTTGTGCAGCAATACGGCCAGCGACCCGGTGTGCAGCAGCATGCCCGCGTCCGCCGCCCACACCAAACCTTCCGCTCCCACCGTCTTGTACAGCGCACCGTACACCGGGATCGAGACCAGCGTGACCACGGTACCACTTACCATCGGCGTAAAGGTGTCGCCCGCCGCGTAAAAGGCGCGCGCATACAGGTTCTGGCTCGTCCACAGAAACAGGCTCAGCGTGTACACCACAAAATAGCGAGTGGTGATGGCCGAGTCCGACGCCGTAAAGCGGCCGCCACGCAGCACCAACTGCACAATCAACGGCGCCAGGCCGATCATCCATCCGCCGACCAGCAGACTCACCGCGATCATGCGCGACACGCTCTTGTCCACCGCCGCGCTGAACGCTGCAATGTCCTTCTTCTGCCACAGCGATGCAAAGAACGGCAGCGACGCCGTACCCGCCGCAGGCCCCAAGACATTCATCGGCGCCGTAAACAACAGCCTTGCAAAATTCAGCCGCGACAGGTCGAACTTATCGCCCGAGATGAAGTAGTTCCGAATCCAGCTATCCGTTGTCGTCAGGCTCTGCCCCAGCATCAGTGGCAGGTTCAGCAGAAACCATTCCCGCAGCGCAGGATGCCTCAGGTCCCACTCAGGCGTCCATCGCAGACCCGTGCGGTGCGCGCCCACGTAGTTCATCAGCAGAGGTCCCGCAAATGCTCCGGCTGCCGCGCCAACTGCCAGCGAGTCCACGCCCATGCGGCTGTGCAGTAGCACCGCTCCTAGCAGGATGCCGCCGCTATAGATGACCGGCTGCAGCGCCTGGTACACAAAGATGCGCCGCACCAGCAGCCGCGATCCAAGCACACCACCCGCGAAGAAGAACAGCGGGTTGCACAGCAGAATGCGCGTCAGGTGCACGCACTTGGCGAACAGATCGGGCTGCTCGCGAAACTTCGGAAATGCATACCGGATGTACGCGGGTGCAAAGACTTCGCCCAGCAGCACGGCGATCAGTAGCACCGCAGCCACCACGTTCAGGATGTTGCACAGCGCGCGATCCGCCTCTGCTTGTTCCCCCCGCTCCCGATACCGGCTCAACACACTGATCAGCGCGCTTGAGGCCGCTCCGCCGATGAGGAGATACAGGATCGTGTCCGGCAACTGAAACGCCGCGGTGTAGGCCGCGGTATCCGTTCCCGTGCCGAAGTACCTGGCCACCAGCGTGTTCCGCAACAGGCTAAATATGCCGCTCAGCAGGCTCGATCCCATAAGCAGCAGCGACGCCGAAAACGCGCTGCTCGCCCCGCCAAAGCCCAGCCGCGTGCGCCACCCGCGCTCCGCCGCGGCACTGCCGCCGCTAGTGGGCACCACCGTAGCGCCCTGCCCCGCAACCGCAATCTCCGGCGCATCGTTAGGGTTCGCAATCGACGCCGGTGTCGGATTCCCTGAGGTGTTGTCGGGCAGGCTCAAACTTCTCTGATTCTACTGACGCAAACACGAAGGGCGTCCCCCTGCAGGACACCCTCGTGGCACTGCTCCTCTCCAGCCACTTACTTCTGCGTCGAAGCCTGCGCCGCCGCGTGCGCGCTCACACCCGCGGTCTGCCGCACGGCAGCATCCACTACGGCGTACAGCAACTGGTCCGGATCGCGCCGCGCGCTGGCCTTGATCAGGTTGCCCATCTTCTGTCCTGCGGCTTCGGTGTCCGGCAGCGTCACGCCACGCTTCTGCGCGCTCATCTCCGCCATGCCCTTCACCACGTCGAAGAACTTGTCTTCGTTGCGGCCCGAATCCACCCACGCTTCATGCACCGTCTTAGTCAGCATCTCCGGTGCCACGGTCGCCGCGCCTGCGCTGTTGTTCGCGGTCACGCTTGGTGCCGGCCGCCCTGCCTGCGCACGCATCCCCAGCGGAGCCGCCACCAGCATCGCCGCCATCACCACCACACTCGTAATCTGCTTCATCCCTGTGCTCCTGACGTTTCGCAAAAACAATCTGCTGTGACCCGCTGCCTAGTACCGGCGATATCCGTTGCCGTACCCGTAATCGCGATAGTCGCGGTACTCGTCCCGGTGCCTGCGATCTGCATTCGCCTTGCCCAGCAGAGCTCCACCGCCGGCACCAACGCCGCCGCCGATCAGCGCACCCTTCAGGCCGCCACCCAGCAGGCCACCAATCAGCGCACCCGCGCCACCACCGATCAGCGCACCCTTGCCAGGCCCAATCCCGCCGTGGTGCCGGTTGTAGTAGTCGCGGTCATAGCGATCGTCATAGGGCCGCGTATTCCGGTAGCCGTTGTAATAGCCGCCACCGTGGTCGTAGCGCTGCGCCTGCACCGCCGGTGCCACGGAACCAGCCAGCAGCGCCGAACCCAACACAATGCCTGCAATTCTTCGCATCTGAGAACCTGCTTCCCAGGCCGCCACCGCTCTCGCGTCAACCAGCCTCTCTGAGACGGATGCCCGCATCCCACCTCGCGTTTGATCGACTGCTCGCGTTTCTGCAGAAGTCCTCTACCTGCCGCGAACCGCTCCGCTCGAAGCAACCTACCAACGCAAAAGGCCGGGCACATTGCCCGGCCTCTCTGCGAACGTCACACCTTAGTAGCCGCGATACCCATATCCACGATTGCTGTAGCCATAGCCGTTGTACCCACCATTCCAGCTATTGCCATAGCCATAGTTGCCGTAGCCGCGATGAGCATTCTGGTTCGCCGCGCCGGCCACCGCACCCACACCGGCGCCAGCCGCGCCACCGATCAGCGCACCTTTGCCACCGCCCAGGATGCCGCCCAGCACCAGACCCGCGGCGCCACCGATCAGCGCTCCCTTGCCCGGCCCAACGCCGTGGTGACGGTCGTAGTCATACCGCAGGTCGTTGTGGTTGTAGTTTCGATCGTTGTTGTAGAAGTGATCGCCCTCGTAGCTCTGGCGATAGTCCGGCGCATAGCCACGGTTGTCGTATCCGCCCCGCCACTGCGCCTCCGCCGGCACACCGGCAACCACCGGCAGCGCCATACCCGCCACCAGAACACCACCCAGCACCTTTGTCTTCAGCACAGTTCCAAAGCGGTTCATCGTACCCTCGCTCGCCTCCGGATCGCCTCGGCGCCTATCGCCGTCGTCGTCCCTCTGCACAGTCAGTACAAACACCGGCCCTGCAGATAGTCGCGTGTACTCTGGATTTCCTCGCAGGCAGAAACAGAAGGGCGAGGCCGCAGCCTCGCCCTTCTCACACCAGCAACTCAGGTCGTCTGAGTGACCCCGACTTAGTGACCCTGGTTCGCTCGGATGAAGTTCGCCGTCGTGTCGTGCAGTTCCTTCGCCGCATCCGGATTCACATAGACCATGTGCCCTGTCTGGAACCAGTGGTACGCAATGTTCGACTGCAGCTTTGCCGGCATCGGCAGGTGCTTCATCTCATACGTTGCGCCAAAGAACGTGGTGCCCAGGTCGTAGTACCCGCCCATCAGCAGCACGTGCATACGCGGGCTGCGCTCCATCGCGACAGCCAGGTCAGGCATCACGTTCAGCGAGCCTTCCCAACCGCCGCCAATGGGCGAGTGGTGCCCCATGTTCCAGTGGAAGCCCGGTTCGCGCGCGCTCGGCTTATAGGTCAGGTCCGCGCCAAACTTCAAGTCGTTGTGCGCGTACTGGTTCATGTTGTTCACAAACGCCGGTCCCGTCGCACTCATAAATGGATCGTCGTCCGCCTCAGAGGCCAGCGGATCCAGCTTCGGCCCGCTGTACCGCGTGTCCAGCCGCCCCGCGTTGTCTGACGCATCGGTCAACAACAATCCGCTGAACTGCCCGCCGCTCAGACGCAGGTTCGCCTTCACCCACGTCGCCGCGGGAATGCCCGTGTACCCGGCCAGCTTCGTCGCAATCGCCTGCTTCCTGTCCGCGCTCAGGTCCGCGCCCTGGTGCAGCGCCGCGGCATAATCGTTCAGCGCAAACTGCTCCACCTCAGGCAACAGGGCATCCAGACCGCCCCCGGCCTGAATCTTGTGATGAAACAGCGCTGTCGCCGCAAACGAAGGCAGGCTCAGGAAGTACGCCTCATCCGTTCCCGGATTTCCCTCCGGCCCATCCGCCGAGATGCTGAAGTTCAGAATCTGCGACAGCAGGATCACGCCGTTCAGGTCCACGTCGCCCAGCATGTTCGCCAGCACCGCCGACCGTGTCGTTCCATAGCTTTCGCCAAAGATGTACCGCGGCGATCCCCAGCGGTCGTGCTTGCTCAACCACTTCTTGATGAACCGCGCAAACGCCCGCCCATCCTCGTCCACACCGTAGAAGGCCTTCATCGCATCTTTGCCGTGTACGCGCGAGTAGCCCGCGCCGGGCGCATCGATGAACACCAGGTCGCTCGCGTCCAGGAGGCTGTTCGGGTTGTCCGCCATGCGGTACGGGCCGCCCACCGGGTGCTCCAGGTCACCCAGCACAATGTGCTTCGGCCCGAACGCGCCCAGGTGCAGGTACATCGTCGGCGATCCGGGTCCACCGTTATAGATGAAGATGACAGGCCGCGTCGCCGTGTCCTTCACATCGCTGCGAAAGTACGCCGTGTAGAACATCTGCGCCGTCGGCTGCCGGTCTTCCGGCTTCGGGGCCTCTTCCACACCGGCATCGCTGGTCAGCTTGCCGTTCCACTGCAGGGTCGCGTCCTGCGCATCGCTCGCGCCCACGGTGATGGTGCCCGCCACAGCGCGATACGGAATGCGCGCGCCGCCGACCGTCACCGATCCCTCGGTCACCGAATCCGCAGGCACCATCGCTGGCGGCAGCACCGGCTTGGCGGCCGCCGGCTCCGTGGTCGTGACCGTTGTCATCTTTTGCGGCGCAGCCTGTTGCGCCAACGCGGTCCCAACTCCCAACACACCAGCACACGACAACACCGCCACCATCGCCAACCGCATTCAGACCGACCTCAACTCAGGGGAATATGCCAATCATCGCACGCACGCAGCCGCGGCATCTCCCGCCCGCAACGGTGCTCTGCGCCTAGCCGCGATAGGCCCGCTTCGCGACTCAGCGAAGCACGAGCTGTCTGCTACCCTTCGGCTATCCCGTCTTCAGGAGCCACCCCCATGCGCACGCATCGCGCCGCTGCCTTGATTGCGTCTCTCGCAACCATTGCCACGTTTGCCACGGCAGCCCACGCGCAGCGTCCGGGCCCGCTCACTGCAGAGCAGCGCCAGCACCGCGAAGACGTCGAGAAGCAACTGGAAGACGCCGCCATCATCGATCGCAAGGTCATGGTCCCCATGCGCGACGGTATTCGCGTCCAGGCCGACGTCTACCGTCCCAAGGACACGTCGAAGAAGTACCCGATCATCTTCAGCCGCACGCCCTACAACTTCAACTTCTGGGACGTGCGCAACGGCACCTACCGCGACATGTCGCAGGAACTCGACGCGGTGAAGCGCGGCTACGTGCTCATCGAGATGAACGAGCGCGGCCACTTCTTCTCCGAAGGCAACTACGACATCCTCGGCGCTCCGCTCTCTGACGCCGACGACCAATTCAACTGGATGGGCTCGCAGCCCTGGTCCAACGGCAAGATCGGCCTGATCGGCTGCTCTTCGACCGCGGAGTGGCAGCTCGCCGCCGCCTCCCTCAACAACAAGAACCTGACCACGATCATCCCGCAAAGCTTCGGCGCGGGCGTCGGCAAGGTGGGCCCGTACAACGAGCAGGGCAACTGGTATCGCGGTGGCGCCGTGCAGATGCTCTTCATCGACTGGATCGCCGACGAGCAGAACCAAATCCGTCCCATGTTCCCGAAAGACAGCACGCAGGCCGACCTGATCGCCGGCGCCAAGCGCTTTGACCTCGCGCCCGCCCCCGTCACCACCGACTGGGCCCAAGCCTTCCTGCACCTGCCCGAGCAGGACATCATCAAGGCCGTCGGCGGTCCCGCCGGCATCTTCGCCGACGCAATGCCCGTGCCGACCGGCGGCCGCATGATCCAGCGAACGCCCAACGACCCGGCCTGGCGCAAGGGCGGCCTTTGGCAGTCCGACACCATGCCCATCCACGTGCCGGGCTTCTGGTTCATGACCTGGTACGACGTCTCGATCGGCCCGAACCTCGCCGCCTACAACTTCGTTCGCAACGACAAGTCCAACCCCTTCCGCGACGACCAGTACGCCGTGATCGCGCCCACGCTGCACTGCGGGTACAAGCGCGCCACCGAACACACCGTCGTGGGTGAGCGCGACATGGGCGACGCCCGACTCGATTACGACGCGCTCACCTACGCTTGGTTCGACCACTTCCTCAAGGGCGACGACAACGGTTTCCTGGCCAAGCAGCCCAAGGTGCAGTACTACACCATGGGCATCAACAAGTGGCAGACCAGCGACGTATGGCCGCCCGCCGGGGCCAAGCCTGTCACGCTGCGGCTTGAGAGCAACGGCAAGGCCAACAGCCTGAACGGCGATGGCTGGCTCGCGAATACGACGCACGATTCCCTGCTGCAGTTCGCCCGCCATGACGCCACCAAGGACCCCAACGCCGCAGACCCCAAGCACCCCGGCCATGAAACCGAGCACCACCTCTACGGCTCCGTTCGTCGCGCCGACAAGCTCGAACTGGCGAAGGACATGCCCGACACCTTCACCTACGACCCCATGCACCCCACGCCCAGCTATGGCGGCAACGTCTGCTGCGCGTCCAACACGATCCCCGGCAACGGTGGCGCGCTCGATCAGCGCAAGATGGAGCTGCGCGACGACATCCTCGTCTACACCAGCGAGCCGCTGCAGCAAGGCATCGAGGTCAGCGGCCCCGTCACCGTCACCTACTACGTATCGACCGACGTGAAGGACACCGACGTCACCGCCAAGCTGATCGACGTCCTGCCCGACGGCACCGCATACAACCTTGACGAAACCATTCAGCGCCTGCGCTACCGCAACGGCGACAGCAAGGTAGAGCTGATGGAAAACGGCAAGGTCTACAAGGTCACGCTCACGCCCATGAACACCAGCAACTACTTTGCCGCGGGCCATCGCATCCGGCTTGAAGTTGCGGGCGCGAACTTCCCACGCTTCGACCGCAACCTGAACACTGGCGGCAACAACTACGACGAGACCACCTCCGTCGTGGCCCACACCAGCATCCATCACTCGCCGCAGTACCCCAGCAGCATCATGCTCACCGTTGTGCCCGCGCACTAGCCGCGGCTCCGCTCTGCCGGGGGCTGCCGCGCTACCCAAAACGGCCAGGTGGCGAGCCGCCGCGCCGTGCACGGGCGTGCTCGCATGTCAAGTTGCCCCGGGTTCCACCGAACGATCTACCACAAAGGTCGCACGCTTCTTAGGCCTAAAGTTGCTCGCGCGACCCCGCGTAGTGCGGCACACTGTTTCCACAGCCGAAGCAAAACGCTTCGCTGCGATGCACCACTTTGGAACTTCGGCGGTCGAGGCGACTCACCGCTTTCCAGTTCTGTTTCGAGCCTTGGAGAAGAACCGTGAACGCCCTAGCTTCACCAGCACACTCGCGTCCATCCAGCGCGGAACAGAACGATGACCTGCTGCTCCTCTGCAGCCAAACCCTTCTGAGCGGCATCGCCAGCAGCATCCTTGTCCTCCGCACCTCCGGTCACATCGCGTTTGCCAACAAGGCAGCCGAAGCCATGATCGGCCGGTCCAGCGCCGAACTTGCAGGTCTGCACCTCTCCGCGCTGTTTATGGAAGAGGCCGAGACCCGGCAACCCTCTCCTGAGAGCGAATCGACAACCAGGCGCGGCCGCCTCGTCGTTCCGGGCAGGGTCGATCTCCCTGTACGGATCAATGTGCGATCCCTGGACGGCGGAACCGGCAACCTGCAAGGCAGTGTTGTCACCGTGGAAGACATGTCGGACCTGCTGCAGATGGATGAGTTCGTCAAGCAGATGCTGCGCTGCGACCCGCTCACCGGCCTGCCCAGGGAAGAGACCCTGGCCGAAGCCATGGAAGCGGCGCTGATGCAGTTGCATACTGCCGGCCGCTCCTTTGCCTTGCTGGAACTCAATCTCGACCAGTTCCGCCGCATCAAGGAATCGCTGGGCAACGACGCCGCCTCGGGCGCTCTCCGCGAAGTCGCCACCCGCCTTTCGAAGGCCGTCCACAAGGGCGACGTCGTCTCCCGCAACACCGCAGACGCCTTCACCATTCTGCTGACCAACTGCAGCTCAGAGCAGGAGGCCCTCGACCGCGCCCACATCGTGCTCGAAGCCTGCCGCCAGCCCTTTCGCTTTGGCCCGTACAGCACCAGCGTCACAGCCAGTATCGGCATGAGC contains:
- a CDS encoding S10 family peptidase; the encoded protein is MRLAMVAVLSCAGVLGVGTALAQQAAPQKMTTVTTTEPAAAKPVLPPAMVPADSVTEGSVTVGGARIPYRAVAGTITVGASDAQDATLQWNGKLTSDAGVEEAPKPEDRQPTAQMFYTAYFRSDVKDTATRPVIFIYNGGPGSPTMYLHLGAFGPKHIVLGDLEHPVGGPYRMADNPNSLLDASDLVFIDAPGAGYSRVHGKDAMKAFYGVDEDGRAFARFIKKWLSKHDRWGSPRYIFGESYGTTRSAVLANMLGDVDLNGVILLSQILNFSISADGPEGNPGTDEAYFLSLPSFAATALFHHKIQAGGGLDALLPEVEQFALNDYAAALHQGADLSADRKQAIATKLAGYTGIPAATWVKANLRLSGGQFSGLLLTDASDNAGRLDTRYSGPKLDPLASEADDDPFMSATGPAFVNNMNQYAHNDLKFGADLTYKPSAREPGFHWNMGHHSPIGGGWEGSLNVMPDLAVAMERSPRMHVLLMGGYYDLGTTFFGATYEMKHLPMPAKLQSNIAYHWFQTGHMVYVNPDAAKELHDTTANFIRANQGH
- a CDS encoding GNAT family N-acetyltransferase yields the protein MSYFLRTDRLGFRTWSEADLPLAVALWTDAEVMGHMGGPMSVAAAEARLRAEMQNQQTLGFQYWPIFGLSTGAHAGCSGLRPFHDQKGVLEVGVHLARAFWSGGYGEEAARAVIAWAWQNTDAGALVAGHGPRNEHSRALVGRLGFMYTHHEPWGPQQAMHPYYRLERPGRQVLLT
- the murJ gene encoding murein biosynthesis integral membrane protein MurJ; protein product: MSLPDNTSGNPTPASIANPNDAPEIAVAGQGATVVPTSGGSAAAERGWRTRLGFGGASSAFSASLLLMGSSLLSGIFSLLRNTLVARYFGTGTDTAAYTAAFQLPDTILYLLIGGAASSALISVLSRYRERGEQAEADRALCNILNVVAAVLLIAVLLGEVFAPAYIRYAFPKFREQPDLFAKCVHLTRILLCNPLFFFAGGVLGSRLLVRRIFVYQALQPVIYSGGILLGAVLLHSRMGVDSLAVGAAAGAFAGPLLMNYVGAHRTGLRWTPEWDLRHPALREWFLLNLPLMLGQSLTTTDSWIRNYFISGDKFDLSRLNFARLLFTAPMNVLGPAAGTASLPFFASLWQKKDIAAFSAAVDKSVSRMIAVSLLVGGWMIGLAPLIVQLVLRGGRFTASDSAITTRYFVVYTLSLFLWTSQNLYARAFYAAGDTFTPMVSGTVVTLVSIPVYGALYKTVGAEGLVWAADAGMLLHTGSLAVLLHKKRMVSIAELDGAELGKSLLAAFLGCLATLVAMSVLPAAHGRALALVNVIAGTIVWAGVCFAVLRVTGAKLPDVVLRRKAASKQVSASASQRVRV
- a CDS encoding CocE/NonD family hydrolase translates to MRTHRAAALIASLATIATFATAAHAQRPGPLTAEQRQHREDVEKQLEDAAIIDRKVMVPMRDGIRVQADVYRPKDTSKKYPIIFSRTPYNFNFWDVRNGTYRDMSQELDAVKRGYVLIEMNERGHFFSEGNYDILGAPLSDADDQFNWMGSQPWSNGKIGLIGCSSTAEWQLAAASLNNKNLTTIIPQSFGAGVGKVGPYNEQGNWYRGGAVQMLFIDWIADEQNQIRPMFPKDSTQADLIAGAKRFDLAPAPVTTDWAQAFLHLPEQDIIKAVGGPAGIFADAMPVPTGGRMIQRTPNDPAWRKGGLWQSDTMPIHVPGFWFMTWYDVSIGPNLAAYNFVRNDKSNPFRDDQYAVIAPTLHCGYKRATEHTVVGERDMGDARLDYDALTYAWFDHFLKGDDNGFLAKQPKVQYYTMGINKWQTSDVWPPAGAKPVTLRLESNGKANSLNGDGWLANTTHDSLLQFARHDATKDPNAADPKHPGHETEHHLYGSVRRADKLELAKDMPDTFTYDPMHPTPSYGGNVCCASNTIPGNGGALDQRKMELRDDILVYTSEPLQQGIEVSGPVTVTYYVSTDVKDTDVTAKLIDVLPDGTAYNLDETIQRLRYRNGDSKVELMENGKVYKVTLTPMNTSNYFAAGHRIRLEVAGANFPRFDRNLNTGGNNYDETTSVVAHTSIHHSPQYPSSIMLTVVPAH